In Amycolatopsis sp. EV170708-02-1, the following are encoded in one genomic region:
- a CDS encoding PaeR7I family type II restriction endonuclease produces MTLTAPTPAINYGEFFTRRWVVDVLLDITGYTADRDLGSLHLLEPSCGSGAFLGPAVERLISSARAYGHDLALLGDAVRAYDLQSKHVKTARQVCRDLLVAAGAPEDTATALAKTWVRRQDFLLPGVDDLPADVAIGNPPYIRYDDLDAGTAIEYRRTWRTMKGRGDIYVGFYERCLAMLKPGGRVGFICADRWMRNQYGEDLRDLVSSRYAVEHVWTMHDVDAFESEVSAYPAITVLANQPQGTAVVADATAAFGETSAQALAKWSRDESMTHFTDTGVRAHRLPHWFPAGEMWPTGSPARLALIERLNDGFASLHDEATGTRVAIGIATGADKAYVTKDAGVAESGRLLPLSMRRDLMSGSFEWQGNYLVNPWDAAGNLVDLADYPRLAAYLGAHPAIKDRFVAKKNPDRWHRTIDKVNTSIIDKPKLLLQDMKARIHPVLEPGGHYPHHNLYYVVSDMWDLEVLGGILLSRIAQAFIEAYCVRMRGGTLRFQAQYLKKIRVPSPTAIPSELADELRSAFRARDIEAATTAAARVYGIDLLEYELTDTVPTMSREDVEPLLVNWWKAKNEAAARLLADGKSDTGAQARDARHMQSISMFVRQMFVDAGLAESDVTVDGIVPGYYRRSKNWDVVAMHKGHLVGLVELKSQASSSGNNANNRIEEAIGSAVDAKAVQELTGAFGNLGVWTAWCMTFNRDAESGQPIRSRKSKIRIPLEDPAFKSMTYASQYAIALERLISQKVYDAGWMVLTWLNDDGTVDYVEPIPTATAETLATQIEARVKFAIQALRNE; encoded by the coding sequence GTGACCTTGACTGCTCCCACGCCGGCAATCAACTACGGCGAGTTTTTCACTCGCCGCTGGGTGGTCGACGTTCTGCTCGATATCACCGGCTACACCGCCGATCGCGACCTTGGCTCGCTGCATCTGCTTGAACCGTCGTGCGGGTCCGGGGCGTTTCTTGGTCCGGCGGTCGAACGCTTGATCTCCTCCGCGCGGGCCTATGGGCATGATCTTGCGTTGCTCGGCGACGCTGTCCGCGCGTACGACTTGCAGTCGAAGCACGTCAAGACCGCCCGCCAGGTCTGCCGCGACTTGCTTGTTGCCGCAGGTGCGCCTGAGGATACCGCAACCGCACTCGCGAAAACCTGGGTGCGTCGTCAGGACTTTCTTCTTCCCGGTGTCGACGACCTGCCCGCCGATGTAGCCATCGGTAACCCTCCGTACATCCGTTACGACGACCTCGACGCCGGCACGGCGATCGAGTACCGCCGTACATGGAGAACCATGAAGGGCCGCGGAGACATATACGTGGGTTTCTACGAGCGATGCCTCGCAATGCTGAAACCCGGCGGCCGGGTCGGTTTCATCTGCGCCGACCGCTGGATGCGGAACCAGTACGGCGAGGATTTGCGGGATCTGGTGTCGTCCCGATATGCGGTCGAGCACGTTTGGACCATGCACGATGTCGACGCGTTCGAATCCGAAGTCTCCGCTTACCCGGCGATCACGGTGCTAGCCAATCAACCGCAGGGCACGGCGGTCGTGGCGGACGCTACTGCCGCGTTCGGCGAAACCTCGGCTCAGGCATTGGCCAAGTGGTCTCGGGATGAATCGATGACGCACTTCACCGACACTGGCGTTAGGGCACACCGCCTCCCGCATTGGTTCCCAGCTGGCGAGATGTGGCCCACGGGTTCGCCGGCTCGCCTCGCCCTGATCGAGCGGCTCAACGACGGCTTCGCATCATTGCACGACGAGGCTACAGGTACTCGCGTCGCAATCGGTATCGCTACTGGTGCTGATAAGGCTTATGTAACCAAGGACGCTGGCGTGGCGGAGTCGGGGAGACTGTTGCCACTCTCGATGCGGCGAGACCTGATGTCGGGTTCGTTCGAGTGGCAGGGCAACTACTTGGTGAACCCATGGGACGCTGCCGGTAACCTCGTCGATCTTGCGGACTACCCGCGCCTTGCCGCCTACCTGGGCGCGCACCCGGCGATCAAAGATCGATTCGTCGCAAAGAAGAACCCTGATCGTTGGCATCGCACCATCGACAAAGTGAACACCTCGATCATCGACAAGCCGAAGCTGTTGCTGCAGGATATGAAGGCACGTATTCACCCGGTTCTGGAGCCCGGCGGCCACTATCCTCATCACAATCTCTATTACGTCGTCTCGGACATGTGGGACTTGGAAGTCCTCGGCGGGATCCTGCTGTCCCGGATCGCGCAAGCCTTCATCGAGGCATACTGTGTACGAATGCGCGGCGGAACCCTGCGGTTCCAGGCTCAGTATCTGAAGAAGATCCGTGTGCCGTCGCCAACTGCGATCCCCAGCGAACTCGCCGATGAGCTGCGCAGCGCTTTCCGGGCGCGCGACATCGAAGCTGCGACCACTGCTGCGGCACGAGTTTACGGAATCGACCTCTTGGAGTACGAGCTGACCGATACAGTGCCGACCATGTCTCGTGAAGATGTCGAACCACTCCTGGTCAACTGGTGGAAAGCGAAAAACGAGGCCGCCGCGAGGCTTCTCGCAGACGGCAAGTCGGACACTGGAGCGCAGGCGCGCGACGCGCGGCACATGCAGAGCATCTCGATGTTCGTAAGGCAGATGTTCGTGGACGCAGGGCTCGCCGAGTCGGACGTTACCGTGGACGGCATCGTTCCGGGTTACTACCGCCGCTCGAAGAACTGGGATGTGGTGGCGATGCACAAGGGCCATCTGGTGGGCCTTGTGGAGTTGAAGTCGCAAGCGTCGAGCTCGGGTAACAATGCGAACAACCGCATCGAAGAAGCGATTGGTAGCGCTGTCGACGCGAAGGCAGTACAGGAACTGACAGGAGCGTTCGGCAACCTCGGGGTCTGGACCGCGTGGTGTATGACATTTAACCGAGATGCGGAGAGTGGTCAACCCATTCGGTCGCGGAAGTCGAAAATCCGCATCCCCCTCGAGGACCCCGCGTTCAAGAGCATGACGTACGCTAGTCAGTACGCCATCGCGCTTGAACGGCTCATCTCGCAGAAGGTCTATGACGCAGGATGGATGGTGCTCACATGGCTCAACGATGACGGCACCGTTGATTACGTCGAGCCGATCCCGACTGCAACAGCCGAAACCTTGGCTACCCAGATCGAGGCGCGGGTCAAGTTCGCGATTCAAGCGCTGCGTAACGAGTAG
- a CDS encoding trimeric intracellular cation channel family protein yields the protein MILTALEFLGLIAFAASGALAAVRSRLDVFGVVVVGLTTALGGGVIRDVLLGITPPTTLRTWPYLAVCGGTALVVFVFHPQIAKLRRAVLLADALGLGVFATAGTTIALNAGATPYAACLIGMTTGIGGGAVRDLLLREIPLVLRKEIYAVAALAGAVLVVIGHALRLPPGPVTVVAAAAVVGVRMLALWRRWNAPVAKGPETG from the coding sequence ATGATCCTCACCGCGCTCGAGTTCCTCGGCTTGATCGCGTTCGCCGCTTCGGGGGCGCTCGCGGCGGTGCGGTCCAGGTTGGACGTCTTCGGGGTCGTGGTCGTCGGGCTGACGACCGCGCTCGGCGGCGGGGTCATCCGTGACGTCCTGCTCGGGATCACGCCGCCCACGACCCTGCGGACCTGGCCTTATCTCGCGGTCTGCGGCGGGACGGCGCTGGTCGTGTTCGTCTTCCATCCGCAGATCGCGAAGCTGCGGCGTGCCGTGCTCCTCGCTGACGCGCTCGGGCTCGGGGTGTTCGCGACGGCGGGGACCACCATCGCGTTGAACGCGGGCGCCACTCCCTACGCGGCGTGCTTGATCGGCATGACGACGGGTATCGGCGGCGGTGCGGTGCGTGATCTCCTACTGCGGGAAATCCCGCTCGTGCTGCGGAAGGAGATCTACGCGGTCGCGGCGCTCGCGGGGGCCGTGCTCGTCGTGATCGGTCACGCTCTGCGACTGCCGCCGGGGCCGGTGACGGTGGTAGCAGCCGCCGCGGTCGTGGGGGTCCGGATGCTCGCTTTGTGGCGGAGATGGAACGCACCCGTTGCAAAGGGGCCCGAGACCGGCTGA
- a CDS encoding response regulator transcription factor produces the protein MRILVVDDDRAVRESLRRSLEFNGYQVELAGDGAQALEAIIANRPDAMVLDVMMPRLDGLEVARRLRSTGDDLPILVLTARDTVSDRVSGLDAGADDYLPKPFALEELLARLRALLRRAIPDPQAGQNAEVLSFADLTLDPGTREVRRGGREISLTRTEFALLELFLSYPKHVLTRSRILEEVWGYDFPTSGNALEVYVGYLRRKTEAGSEPRLIHTVRGVGYVLRETPP, from the coding sequence ATGCGCATCCTCGTAGTGGACGACGACAGGGCCGTCCGTGAATCACTCAGGCGATCCCTTGAGTTCAACGGCTACCAGGTGGAGCTGGCCGGGGACGGCGCGCAGGCCCTGGAAGCGATCATCGCCAACAGACCCGACGCGATGGTCCTCGACGTGATGATGCCGCGGCTCGACGGCCTGGAGGTCGCCCGGCGCCTGCGAAGCACCGGTGACGACCTGCCGATTCTCGTGCTGACCGCGCGGGACACGGTGTCCGACCGGGTGTCCGGCCTCGACGCCGGCGCCGACGACTACCTGCCGAAGCCCTTCGCGCTCGAAGAGCTGCTCGCGCGCCTTCGCGCGCTTCTGCGCCGGGCGATCCCGGATCCGCAGGCCGGCCAGAACGCCGAGGTCCTCTCGTTCGCGGACCTCACCTTGGATCCGGGGACGCGCGAGGTGCGCCGGGGTGGGCGGGAGATCAGTCTCACCAGGACCGAATTCGCCCTCCTCGAACTGTTCCTCTCCTACCCGAAGCACGTTCTGACCCGCAGCCGGATCCTGGAGGAAGTGTGGGGATACGACTTCCCGACGTCGGGCAACGCGCTGGAGGTCTACGTCGGCTATTTGCGCCGAAAGACCGAGGCTGGGAGCGAACCGAGGCTGATCCACACGGTGCGGGGAGTGGGCTACGTCCTGAGGGAAACCCCGCCGTGA
- a CDS encoding response regulator transcription factor — protein sequence MIKLMFADDEELVRSGLRAMMSGAADIEIVGEASDGRSAVEVARRYHPDVALLDIKMRAPDDGIRALRAILALPDPPTVAMLTTFDIDDYVSLALRLGANGFLLKDIDPAALLRAVRDLARGGAVLDPGVAARMVQSHRDEQRAAQPARKLLASLSEREREVVGLIGQGLSNAEIGGRLHLSEATVKGYVSAVLSKIGAANRVQAALLAYRGGLLDQ from the coding sequence TTGATCAAGCTCATGTTCGCCGACGACGAGGAACTGGTCCGTTCGGGCCTGCGTGCCATGATGTCGGGCGCTGCCGATATCGAGATCGTGGGCGAGGCGAGCGACGGGAGATCAGCGGTCGAGGTCGCCCGGAGGTACCACCCCGACGTCGCGTTGCTCGACATCAAGATGCGCGCGCCTGACGACGGCATTCGCGCGCTGAGGGCCATCCTCGCGCTGCCGGATCCGCCGACGGTGGCGATGTTGACCACGTTCGACATCGACGACTACGTCAGTCTCGCGCTCAGGCTCGGGGCCAACGGCTTCCTGCTGAAGGACATCGACCCGGCGGCGCTGCTCAGGGCGGTGCGCGACCTGGCCCGCGGTGGCGCGGTGCTCGACCCCGGGGTCGCGGCGCGCATGGTGCAGTCGCATCGGGACGAGCAGCGGGCCGCGCAGCCGGCGCGCAAGCTGCTCGCGTCGTTGTCCGAGCGGGAGCGCGAGGTCGTCGGGCTGATCGGGCAGGGGCTGTCCAACGCCGAGATCGGCGGGCGCCTGCACCTGTCCGAGGCCACGGTCAAGGGGTACGTCTCGGCCGTCCTGTCCAAGATCGGCGCGGCGAACCGGGTGCAGGCCGCGCTGCTGGCCTACCGCGGTGGCCTGCTCGACCAGTAA